A segment of the Lycium barbarum isolate Lr01 chromosome 7, ASM1917538v2, whole genome shotgun sequence genome:
aaaggtaggggtaaggtctgcatacatcctatcctaccctccccagaccccacttgtgggagcACACtggctttgttgttgttgtgtgctTTTGGTCCCTTCATGTAAAAAATTATATTTGACTATTTACAGAACTATATTACCGTCAAATATAAAGTAACAAACATTtaataacatatcacatgagtagttgagtgttgaaatggttaataattatgttaaatttgtgaatattcacaagGAAATGGATCAAAATTGCACAATTTCACTTAATAGAAGGTTTAATGTCCTTAGTCAGATACTATAGGGACTAAAATCAGAACTTACCAATAACTAAGGGACCAAAAATACTATTAACCCTATTTTTGTATAACCAATATTGAACTGTCTGTTCCTCTCTATGTGTTATCATGGTTtcagattttaaaaaaataagcagTCAATAACTTGAGTGAAACAGTTCTGTTTAAGGAGAAACTCTTAGCTCAAGGCGTACAGAACAGAGGACTGGCTTCTAAATAGTTCATAAAGAAGCATCTGCAGAGAAGAACATGCACTAACCAACACATAAGTGTCCTTTTGAGGATCAAACTTAGTTGTTATTTCTGGTCCCCAGTTTCCAAATTGGCGAAGAGGAAGAACCTGAAATCCTGGTAAAGAAGCCTGGGCCCTGTCACAAACACACAAAGCAGAATCACTACTACTATTACTCGATAAGCCATGTGACTTGAATTACTTTTGGCAAGTTAAATTCATATAAACGAAACTGTGGGAAAACTAAAACCCATAAATTATCTATTATATTGCAACAAGATTTTTGTCATATAAGCATATCCAAATTGTTTCTCGTTGGCTTTGTGCAACTTAATGTAGTTGAGAAACTTGCGTTGCAAATTTATCACTCAAATACCAATATAGATGAAAAGCTCTTGAATCTTTTCAGTAGCCAGGTCTCTTGGAAAATGAACCATGAGAACACACTTTGAAACCAAAGCCACATTCATTACTTGGGAAGCCCCTCGGAGGCTTTTCTATTTTAAGTCCAGTATGCTGTTTAacttatataaataaataaaagctGCAAGTGAGTATTCCAAAATAGTCAAAAGAACGAGCTCATACACTTCCTCTGGTTCGCGAACATCAATCAATTGAGCCTCTTCCAGGAAAGAGGGATCTTGCAGCTTCACATGAAACTCGTTCGGTTGGATGTGTTCAAGTACAGATTCGTCCCTGCACGTAGCAATAACAACAAGTAAGAAAACAAGGCTCTTGTGCTGTTCAAGTGAAGAAGGATTTCTTTGATTACCTCTCAGATAGAACTTGCAACAAATGCCATCCAAACTTAGTTTTGCACCCTACAACCTTATTCAGAGGTGCACTAAATGCAGCTTCTTCAAATTCTGGCACCTAATAATATTAACAATGAAAATACAAAAAGAAATAAATCAAGTCAACTAAGCTTGGGCATCAAGGTGACTAAAAGTGCGGCTTATAGAAACTACCTTATTAGGATGCAAATAACCAAAGGAAACAACGATGTAGTTATGTAGAATTGGAAATTTAATATCATAGTTAAAGTCAAATCTCTATAGAAATGTTTGTCAGACAGCACATGTATAATATTTGTTTGCTATCATCGAAGCCCTGTCAGTATGAAAATTAACATTCTGGAAGCATAGTCACGAGAAATTTTGATTCCTTTCACCAAGAGCGGGATAAAAAGAAGAACAATACTTTTGAAGATATAATCATAAGAAGCATACCATTTGTCCTTTTCTCACCCAACCAAGCATTCCCCCATCTTCTTTTGATGGACAAATAGAATACTCAACGGCCAGATCACTTAGATCCTCTCCTGAATATAACAAGCATTTCAGTCAGCACTATAAATGAAAGGTTAAGCATCAAGAGAAAACTTGTTTTCATACTAATATACCCAGTTCTCAAAATTAATCATGACATTTGGATAACTTAGCTTATAAATTTAATCCTCATTTGCTCTCAGCTTCTTAAATTTAGGAAGGAAATGTTACTTGGGTTTTTCTCACTAATAGCCTATTTGGCcaaacttccaaaacttattttgaaaagtgcttttcaaGAAAGTACTTTTGCTGAGAAGCAGTTggtgtttggctaatcaatttgcaaaacacttttgagcaacaattagCGTTTGGCCAAGATTTTAAAAGTTCCTCTAGTGCATTTTCTCAAAAAGTACTTACAGGGAAAAGCACTATTTCTTCtcctaaaagcttggtcaaactcCTCAACTTTGAAAAAcaagcaatttttttttgttggaaaacAGCACTTTTGGCCTtggagaagcttggccaaacaggctataagaaaTTAAGTCGAAAACTAACCTTCTCTAGTTCTTTTCTGAAGCTCCAGTAGAAGCTTCTGGTCATCTTCTTTGACAAGTAAATGCTGTACCAATATCTCCCGACCACCTCCAGTGCTGCCTCCAGGACCACTCCCAGCACTATATGAAGCTGAAATTTATATAATGTGAGCTTTAGTAACAGCATGTATCAGATGATagcaaaaggaaaagaaatctcTTCACCCTTCAGATTCTGGAACAACCACTACACGATCTCAAACCTATACTAAGCTATACTCAAATTTCTGATGAAGCCACTTTTTGGTAGCATAAGGAACCGCCTAGTAGAGACAAATCGTGTATTTCCAACAATAGGGAGCCTTGTGGCAAAGATATTAAAGCAGCTCAATGGACTATTCAAGCCCTGATGCATTGACTAATAACCATTCCCTAACTATTTGGAGGAATAGCAATTCTCTTGTATTTGAAGTTCCAAAACAAGCACAAGTTTGAGATCGTCTGTCCAAGGGGGTTAACTCTCGTAAAACATACTAAAAATAAGTGTGATccatatgaatatttatgtccaAATAGCATATTCAGAGGATTCATCATAGTTAGATTATCCTCCAATGGCCGTCAACCCTCCAATGGCCGTCAACCCACCAATAGCCTCCTCCTTTTTCACCAGCTATACTTTGTGAAGCTCACACTGATGGAGTTCCATAACTCTGTATTGCTACTGCATTCTAGAGTACGCATCTCTATCTTTCATTGTGCTTCAAACCCACCTAGTCTTAATTAGAATCAAGTTAAGCTATTTGGTTG
Coding sequences within it:
- the LOC132604553 gene encoding rhodanese-like/PpiC domain-containing protein 12, chloroplastic — its product is MLRVSSSLHVVLPSPLGLSFLKFTSQLNPTSRKVSSFTRLALLNSRTLLSNSRNKQFPTFKRVLTMTGRQSCSRVITASYSAGSGPGGSTGGGREILVQHLLVKEDDQKLLLELQKRTREGEDLSDLAVEYSICPSKEDGGMLGWVRKGQMVPEFEEAAFSAPLNKVVGCKTKFGWHLLQVLSERDESVLEHIQPNEFHVKLQDPSFLEEAQLIDVREPEEVAQASLPGFQVLPLRQFGNWGPEITTKFDPQKDTYVLCHHGVRSLQVAKWLQTQGFRKIFNVAGGIHEYAVKVDPSIPTY